Within Desulfobacter sp., the genomic segment ATGGTTGATTTCTTCCTGTTATCAAATCATTGCGATGCCGGCCACAAGAAAGAGCCAGGCTTCCATGACTTCGGTCATGGCCCCCAGCATGTCGCCGGTAATGCAGTTCATATTCTTTTTATAAAATTTTAAAACCAACACCAGGCCCAGTCCGAAGCCAATGTTCACGGCCAGGCCCTTATACCCCAAAAACAGGGAGAAAAACAGGGGAAGCAGGCAGAAGAAAAAATCCCCGAGCCCCAGCGGGCGGTCAAAGAGGTCCTTACCCGTTCCTTTTCCTTTTCTGCCGTAATCCAGGTATTTGATGCCGAATATCATGGACGCCCGGGCATAGGCCGGAACCACCAGGAAAATCCCCATGGCCTGTAAGGGGGCGGCACTGATTTTTACGGACCAGAGCCCGGCCAGTTTCAGGGCCAGTCCCAGGACCACGGCCACCAGTCCCATCATCCCGGTCCTGGAATCTTTCATGATTTCCAGGGCCCGCTCCCGCCCCCGGTGGGAAAACATCCCGTCCGCCGTATCCCCGAGTCCGTCCAGGTGAAAGGCACCGGTGACGCCCACCAGAAAGACAAGATCGACCAAAGCCGCCACAGGGAGTGCCCATAGTGCCGAGGCCATGAGGTCGGTGAGTACCAGCAGGGTGCCGATAGCCAGGCCCACCAGGGGGAAACAGCGGATCATGCCCACCGGGGAATAGGCCACATTTCTGCCCGCAGGAAGGATGGTAATAAAGGTGAGACAGGATTTAAAATCTTCAAAAATACCCTTGCGGCCGGTGGTGCTCATTGGTCCTGCCCCTCCCTTTTAACGGTTTGATAAAAAACACCCCTGTCCTGGGTGCGGGATATCACGCTCCCGCCCTGTGTGAGTCTGTCCAGCAGGGCCTGTACGTCTTCAGGTGCCGCCCCCAGCATATCCGAGAGATCGATGCAGGTGGATGGCCGGCGGCGGATGGTTTCCAGCACGGCACGTTCAAGTGCCTCACCAATCCTTCTTTCCCCGGTTTTGCCCGCCCGGGGCACCCGGGCGATAATGTCTACATTTTCCGGCCCCAGGTACTCCCGGATCTCTTCCAAGCGCTCCCGGCCGGCAGGCACTATAAAATCGCAGGTACCGGGCCGGTCCAGGGAATTGAGCTGAACCCGATCGGGCCCGATCTGCGAGACGGCCGCTTTAATCAATCCCAGCTCTTTTGGGGTATCGTTCACCCCGGGCAGGATAAATATCTCAAGGTGGACCCGGCCGGTAAATTCTTCTTTAAACGCAGTGATTCCCCGGACCATCTCCTCGGGTTTCAGGCCGGCACAGGGCCGGTTGATTTTCCTGAAAGCGGTCTGAGACACGGCATCCAACGAGGGCACCACCAGGTCCGCCCGGAAGAGTTCCCTGCGGACACCGGCATGGGCCAGCAGGGAGGCATTGGTCAGCACCGCCACCCGTATGCCGGGCCTTGTATCTTTGATATAATCAATGACCCGGCCCAGACAGCTGTTCAGGCAGGGTTCCCCGGCACCGGAAAAGGTAATATAGTCGGGATCCTCATTGTGGGCCCAATAATGATCCAGTTCCTGGCGCACCCGGTCAAAGGGCACCCATTCCTTCCGTTCCAGGGTCAGGTCCGTTGTTTTTCCACATTCGCAATAAACACAGTCCAGGCTGCAGACCTTGTGCACCACCAGGTCCACCCCCAGTGAAACACCCAGCCGCCTGGAGGCCACCGGCCCGAATAAATGCCTGTATTTCATCAGAATCCCCCTGTCCCAGACGCCCCGGACTTGGGTTTGATCTGAACCTCAATGCCGGCCACGGTGAGGATGACCCGGTCCGCAGCCCGGGCCACCCGCTGGTTGACCAGTCCGGCCATATCCCGGAACTGGCGGGCCAGGCTGTTTTCAGGTACAATCCCGTACCCCACTTCGTTGGAAACCAGATAGACCGGGCAGGGGCATTGCTCCAGGGAACGGCCCAGCAGATCCACGGCATCCATGATTCCGGCCTCGTCCCGCCCCTGGAAGAGCAGATTGGACGTCCACAAAGTCAGGCAGTCCACCAGAATCACGCTGGCACGGCCTCCGGCATCGGCAATAGCGTCATGGATATGCACCGGCTCCTCAACGGTCCGCCAGTCCGGCCCCCGCTCGGCCTGGTGCCGTTCCACCCGTTGTTCCATCTCCCGGTCCGTGGGCACAGAAGTGGCCAGGTAAATCTTATTGCCCCCGGCCAGCCGGTTGGCCGCATCCAGGGCATACCGGCTTTTACCGCTTCTGCAGCCGCCGATCACCAGGGTTATTCTTGATTTGTCTTCCCTCATATATTATGCTCCGCTAATATCTATTCAGGCTTAAAACCGGGGCAAGGATATATTATCCCCCCTGTGAAGCGCAACCTAAAAAAAACAGGATATTAGCCTGGCCCGATTTAACGAATGAAGATACAGGAGGCAGGTGTGATACGCCGGACCACCGCTACCGCGCTGGGGCTCAAGCCCATGACCCGCTCCATGTGCCGCAATTTTTTTGTTAAAATCAATACCGAATTCGACAGCCAGGAGGCCATCAGAGAGGCCATCTCCTGGTGGCAGGACGATAAAGAGAGGCTGAACCGCCTCTGGTGGGTGCTCAACTATTACTCCGAGCAGCTGGATCCGGACCGGGCGTTGCGGGCCTGTGTGGAAAAGCAGTTGAATTCCCTGGCCGGTGACGGCCAGTCATGTCCGGACTCCGACCCCGATGCCCGTTGACGCTATTTGATTTCCATCCCCATCTTAGGGGCCCCCGCCCCCCAGATATCCACCACCCTTTTATTGCCCGGGCATTCCAGAATTTTATACCGGGTGATATTGGCCAGGCCTGCCGTCACTTCTCCCAGTCGGCTGGCCTGGGTCCTGATGGTCTCCATGCCCGTTTCCCATATCCGGAATTCCGGATCCATGCTCATGAGTTCCGAATATCCCATAATGGCCTGGAGGGGCTGATTCATTTCATGACAGATGCCGCCGGCCATTTCAAGTGCTCCCTGGAGCCGCTCCTTTTTTACATTGTCCCTTTCCGCTTCCCTTTGCCGGGACATGTCCGTAAAAGAGGCCAGGATGGCCCGCCGGCCAAGGCGGGTTGTACCCGCGGAATTCAACTGCACATGAACCGGAAACCGGGAGCCGTCCCGCCGGACCAATTCCAGTTCATAGTCGGCTTTGCCCTTTGACGTGATCTCCTGAAAAATGGTTTTCCCGGCAAATTCAAAGGCCTCCGCCGCTCCGTAAATCATCTCCACACTTTGATCCAGAAAATCCGTTTCAGAATTGAAACCGAACATCCGGACCATTTCCCGGTTCACCCATTTGAATATCCGGTCCTCCACCAGGGCCATACCCAGGGGAAGTGCACGGGGAAGTGAGCCCCTGTCATGCATCCGGGCCTGCTGCCGCTCCAGGGCCAGGGAGAGGTATTGGGCAACGGCATCAAACCATTGCACATCCCCGAAGGGATGCGCCCCGTCTGCCCGGCCGCAGGCGGCAGGCGGCAGTTCCGCCGCCATGACACCGGCCGAACTGCCCCAGATCGCCAAGGACGAATTTATCCAGGTGTCTGGAAGACTCCCTGCCATGCCGGTGCCGGCGTTGAAAGGAATGAGCCCCCGGCGATAGACCACGTGCTGCCCCCCGTCCTGGTAAAGGGCAATATAAAATCCGGAGGCGCCGAGGCATTCCGCCATCGCCCCCTGGATGGTCCGGTAAAGGGTATTCAGGTCGCCGTCATCCAGCACGGCATGGTAAATTTCCAACAGGGCCGAGGCCTTTTTCGCCAACCGGTCCGGGGTGTCTCTTTTTTGGGATAAGGGCATCAAGACTCTTTAGGGGATGAGGAGCCCCATATGTCAAAGATGGTGGCATCGCCGGGATAGGATACGGTTTTATACCGGGTGATCCTGGAAAGGCGCCGGGTGATATTTCCAATGCGGTCGGCCTGGGCCTTGATCTGGGCCATGGCCTTGGGCGGCATATCTTCTGGGGTCTCAAACAGGGCCGTATAGCCCAGGAGGGTCTGCAGGGGCTGGTTGATCTCATGGCATACGGCACCGGCCATCTCAAGGACCCCCTGGAGCCGCTCCTTTTCCCTGCGGATTTCCCGTGCCGTTTCCAGCTGGGTCAGATCGGCAATGGTCACAATGGTCCTCTGCCTGTCCCTGCCTCCGGCGGTGTCAGCACCGGCAATGACCAGATGGGCCCGGAACCGGGTCCCGTCCCTGCGTACCAATTCATAATCGAAATCCGCCCGATCCTTGTTTTCCAGCTGGGAATGAATGATCCCCCCCACGGTTTCGTAATCCTGAGCTGAGGCATAAATTATTGCGGCGTTCTTATTGGTGAGATCCGATTTGGTATCATAGCCCAGCATCCTGACCATCTGGGTGTTCACCCAGGTAAAATTACGGTCCTCAACCAAACAAATACCCACAGGAGAAGATTCCAAAATGGTTTCCAGAACCCTCTGCTGTTCCTTGAGTTTCTCTTCGGCGTCCTTTCTTTCCATGGCCAAGGCAATGTGCCGGGCCACGATATTGAGCAGGGAAAGGTCGGCTTCCCCATAGGCATCGGCAGAATCAAAGCTCTGGATGGCCACGGCCCCGATCACCCGGTCTTTGATTATCAGGGGCGCCCCCAGCCAGATCTTGGCCACCGTCCCGATCACGGACAGCTGCCTTTTTCTGGCGAACTCAATGATGTCCCCTTCGTAAAAAATCATGGGTTCCCGGGCGTCGATCACCCGGCCGGTCAGGGATGCGGTCTCGCTGAAATTAAAAATTTCTTCTGGCATATCGTCCTTTTCATCTTCATAATAGGGGAAACTGATGGAATCCCTTTCCCTGTGGTGAAGGGCGATATAAAAATTTTTCGCATCCAAAATGTTTTCCAGGGCACTGTGGATCCTGGCATAGAATTCTTTAAGGTTACGGGTGTGGGAAAGGGCATGGGAAATCTCATAGAGGACGGCCAGGGTTCTAGCATCATCTCTGTTTTCCCTGGTCTCTGTGCTGGAACTGCCGTCTGCCAAATTCATCCCTCCCTTTTATGCCATCGTTTTTTTGGGTTTGATTTTTCCCCAGGAAAACGGTATGTGCCAGTATAGCAGGCACCCGTTTAAATTAGTAGAAAATTATTTGGAGTTAACTTTAAGTTGCCAAAGTCCCATGATGAAGTCCATTGAACAAACCTCACTTTTGTATGAAATCAGCGAGGCCTTAAGCCGGCACATGGATATGAAAAAATCCCTGTTTAAAGTGCTTACGGTACTCTCGGAATCCCTCAACCTCATCAGGGGAATCATCTTCCTGAAAAACTCTGAAACCGGGGAAATTCGCATTGAAATGGCCCACGGCATTTCAGAAGAAAAAACAAAGCAGATCAAATATCTTCCCGGGGAAGGCATCATCGGCCAGGTCATCCAGTCGGGAAAGCCCGCCGTGGTCCCCAGAATCAGCGAAGAGCCGCTGTTTCTGGATAAAACCCACTCCAGAAAACCCACCCAGGGAGTGGACTACTCGTTCATCTGCGTGCCCATTAAAAAAGAGAACCGGGTGGTGGGAGCCATTTCCGCGGACCGGCCCTACGAGGGGAAACGCGCCCTGGAAAACGGGGAAAAACTGCTTTCGGTGGTCGCGGCCATGGTCGCCCACCATGTCATCAACATCGAAACCATCCGGGTGGAAAAGGAACAGCTGAAAACCGAAAACCTCCGGCTCAAATCCGAGTTGGAAAACAAATACAGCTTCGCCAATATCATCGGCAATTCCAACAAGATGCGGGAGGTGCTCCAGATGATCGCCCAGGTGTCGTCTTCATCCGCCACGGTGTTGATCCGGGGTGAAAGCGGCACCGGCAAGGAACTGGTGGCCAACTCCATCCACTACAACTCCGAGCGGCACGACTACCCCTTCATTAAAATAAATTGCGCGGCCATCCCGGAAAACCTCATTGAAAGCGAATTGTTCGGCCATGAAAAAGGGGCGTTTACCGGGGCATCCCAGAAAAAAAAGGGAAAATTCGAACTGGCCAACAAGGGAACCATTTTCCTTGACGAGATTGGGAATATGGACCTGGCCGCCCAGGTCAAGCTGCTCAGGGTCCTCCAGGAAAAGGAGTTTGAAAGGGTAGGGGGATACAAGCCCATAAAGGCAGATGTCAGGATCGTTGCCGCCACCAACGCCAATCTGGAGGAAATGGTCAAGCAGGGCAAATTCCGGGACGACCTCTACTTCCGCCTTAATGTATTTCCCATTTATATTCCCTCCCTGCGCATGCGCAAAACCGACATCATCCTTCTGGCCGACCATTTCCTGGAAAAATACAGAAAAGAGCATAAAAAGGAAATCAAACGGATCACCACCCCGGCCATCGACATGATGATGGAATACCACTGGCCCGGCAATGTCCGGGAACTGGAAAACTGCATTGAGCGTGCCGTGATCCTATGCAACGAAGGGGCGGTCCACTCATACCACCTGCCGGCAACCCTCCAAACCGGCACCAAATCCAAGACCCTGCCCCTATCCCTGGAAGAGGCCGTCGCCGGCCTGGAAAAGGAAATTCTCATGGATTCCCTGAAAAATACCAAGGGCAACATCAAAAAGGCGGCCAAACTCATCAATATCACCGTGAGAAAGTTTTCCTACAAGGCCGCCAGGTACAACATCAATTACAAAGACTACAGGTGATGGCAAGTAAAACTTGACGCCGCCCGGGGATGGGATTAATTTGATTGGGTGATTACAACCGTTCATCTCCAAAGCACAAAGGCTGTGTCATGAAAAAGAATATCTTTGCTTTTTGTTTATCACTTCTGATCATCTATTCCTGCGACTCCGGCAGCATTCCGCCGGGCCGGTCCGAAGGCTCCCCTGCGTCACAGGCGGCCATGCAGCACACGGTTCAGGTGGAAGAGCAATACATCGCCAGAACCCATGCCGCCGTGGGCACCATCCGCCCTCTGACGGAAACGCGTATTGAATCTCAGGTCTCCGGCCAGGTCCTGAGTGTGGAAGTCGCCGTCTCAAGCCGGGTAAAGGCAGGGCAGGTCCTCGTCATTCTGGATAACCGGCAGCTCTCCGCACGGCTGGAACAGTCCAAAGAAGGGCTGGCCTATGCCAAAAAGGGCCTGAACCAGGCCAGGAAGGCCAGGGATGAAGCCAAAGCCGGCCTGGACCAGGCACACGCCGCCTATCTGAGGACAAAAACATTGTTTGATAAGGATGTGGTTCCCTCCCAGAAACTCGAGATCGACAGGGCCGGCTATCTCCAGGCCAAGGCCCGTCTGGAACGGGCCAAAGAGGGGGTGGGGGCCGCAGCCACCGGCGTCCGCAGGGCAGAGGAGGTCGTGCGGGAGGCCCGGATCGGAACGGAGTACGCCGAAATCCGCTCCCCATCGGACGGGGTGGTGGTGGAGCGCCTCATTGACCCCGGGGACCTGGCCGTCCCCGGAAAACCCCTGGTGGTTATCCAGACCAGCGGCGCCCTCCGCCTAGAAGCCCGGGTCAGGGAAGGCCTGATCTCTGAAATCATCCAGGGAAAAACCTATGATGTGGAAATCCAGACCATCGGCACTAAGGCCCGGGCCACCATTGAAGAAATTACCCCATATGCAGATCCAGACACCCGGACCTTTCTGGTAAAGGCCGCCCTTCCGGACACCCCCGGGATCTATCCGGGCATGTTCGGCCGTCTCCTCATCCCCGTGGAGAAGGAAGCCACCCTGCTCATCCCCGAAGCCGCCCTGACCCGGGTAGGCCAGCTGGAAATGGTGCATGTGAAACGCGCTGACAAGGGATTTGAATCGGTATACGTGAAAACCGGCCGCAGATTCGACGATAAGATAGAAATCCTCGCCGGTCTTACCCCCAAGGACACCATAGGATTTTAGCTGCCATGAATGACTCCGGATCCGGCATCCTCACCCGTATTGTCGAAACATTCCTTTCTTCCCAGCTTTCCGTCATTCTGATACTGGCCTCCCTATGCCTGGGAATATTTTCCGTGACCATCACCCCCAAGGAGGAAGAGCCCCAGATTGTGGTGCCCATGGCCGACATCCATGTCAGTGCCCCCGGGGCCACCCCCAGGGAAATAGAACAGCTGGTGGCCACCCCCCTGGAGCAGATTCTCTGGGAAATTGACGGAGTGGAGTACGTATACTCCATGGCGGCCAGGGGGGCGGCCATGGTCACGGTCCGATTTTTCGTAGGTGAAGACCGGGAAGACTCCATTTTAAAACTCCATAACAAGATTATGATGAGCCTGGAGCGGGTGCCCTCCATCGTGGAAAACTGGGTGGTCAAACCCGTTGAAATAGACGATGTCCCCATCGTCACCCTCACCCTTTACTCCGATACGGTATCGGACCACGAACTGCGGCGGGTGGGCGAAGAGATGGCCAACCGCCTCTCCCGGCTGGAAAACATTTCCCGTTCCGCCGTCATCGGCGGGCGCCCCAGAGAAATCCGGGTGGAGGCGGATCCGGAAAAGATGAAGGGCTTCAACGTCTCTTTCCAGGATATCAAAAAGGCGTTGGCCGGGGCTGATGCATCGGTTCAGGCCGGCACCTTTAACAAGGCCAACCAATCCGTTACCCTGACCTCCAGTTCCTTTCTATCCTCCGTGGATGAGGTAGGGGACCTGGTGATTTCAGGCCGGGGGGACCGGCCGGTTTATCTTTCAGACGTGGCAGAAATTATAGACGGCCCGGTTGAAGCCGAGTCTTATACCCGCATCGGTTTTTCCAACAGAATCAAAAGGGAAGCGCCCGGAAAAATGCCCGAGACCCACCCCGCGGTCACCCTGGCCTTTTCCAAGAAAAAAGGGACCAACGCGGTGACTGTGGCCGATAATATCCTCAGGGAAGTTGAAACCATGAAGGCGAAAATCATTCCCAGGGACATACGCATTGAAATCACCCGGAACACCGGGGCGACGGCGCGGTCCAAGGTCAATGAACTTCTGAGCTCCCTGGGGTTTGCCGTGCTCTCGGTGGTGGTGCTCCTGGCCGTTGCCCTGGGGTGGCGGGAGGCGGTGGTGGTGGCCCTGGCCGTGCCCATCTCCTTTTCCCTGGCCCTGTTTGTCAATTTCGTTTTCGGGTACACCATCAACCGGGTCACCCTATTTGCCCTTATCCTCTCTTTGGGGCTTGTGGTGGACGATCCCATCACCAATGTAGACAATATCCAGCGCCATATCCGCATGGGCCTTCAGTCTCCGTTCAGGGCCACCCTGGATGGGGTGCAGGAGGTGCTGCCCCCGGTGATCATGTCCACCGTGGCCATTATCGTCTGTTTTACCCCGCTGTTTTTCATCACCGGAATGATGGGCCCTTACATGGCCCCCATGGCCGTGAACGTCCCCCTCACCGTCACTTTTTCCACGGTGGCAGCACTGACCATTGTCCCCTGGGTCTCCTACCATCTATTAAAAAACAGAAAATTTTCCAAGGGAAAGGAAACCAAATCCGCCGGCACGGGTGCCCGGTTATACCGGGCCGTTCTCACCCCCTTCCTGGACAGGGGCTGGCTGCGGATCCTTCTGGCCCTGGCCATTGTTCTCATGCTGGCAGGGGCCTGTGCTCTGGCCGTTTTCCGCCAGGTCCCGTTAAAGCTGCTCCCCTTTGACAATAAAAACGAATTCCAGATCGTCATCGACCTGCCCGAAGGCAGCGCCCTGGAACAGACCGACCGGGTGGTCCGTGAGTTTGAACATTATCTGAAAACCGTCAACGAGGTCACCAATTTCGTCTCCTATACGGGCATTGCCTCCCCCATGGACTTCAACGGAATGGTCCGCCACTATTTCATCCGAAAGGGCAGTCACCTGGCAGACATCCGGGTGAACCTGGCGCCCAAAGAGGAGCGGCAGCAGCAGAGCCATGCCATTCTGCTCCGCCTGCGAAAGGATCTTGAGGCCATTGCCAAAAAAGCCGGAGCCGACATCCAGCTGGTTGAAGTGCCGCCGGGGCCGCCGGTACTCTCCACCCTCACGGCGGAAATCTACGGATCCTACGATACCCCCTACAAAGACCTTATCGCAGCGGCCCGGACCGTCAAAAGGGTAATGGAAGAGGAGCCCTTTGTCACCGACATCCAGGTCATGACCGAAGATCCCAGCCCCAGGACGGACATCATCGTGGACCGGGAAAAGGCTGCCCTCCACGGCATTGATACCAAAACCATCCTGGATACCCTGAAGACAGCTGTGGGCGGCGCCGCCCCTGCCAGCCTTCACCTGGAACGGGAACGCCACCCCCTGTGGATCAAAGTGATCCTGCCACGGGAGACCCGATCGGATCGGGTCTCCATTTCCAACATTCCCCTCCGATCGGCATCCGGGGCACTGATCCCCCTTGGGGAGCTGGCAAAAATCCGGGAAACCCAAAACCAGCCCCCCATCTACCATAAAAACATGGAACCCGTGGTCTACGTCACCGGG encodes:
- a CDS encoding GAF domain-containing protein — its product is MADGSSSTETRENRDDARTLAVLYEISHALSHTRNLKEFYARIHSALENILDAKNFYIALHHRERDSISFPYYEDEKDDMPEEIFNFSETASLTGRVIDAREPMIFYEGDIIEFARKRQLSVIGTVAKIWLGAPLIIKDRVIGAVAIQSFDSADAYGEADLSLLNIVARHIALAMERKDAEEKLKEQQRVLETILESSPVGICLVEDRNFTWVNTQMVRMLGYDTKSDLTNKNAAIIYASAQDYETVGGIIHSQLENKDRADFDYELVRRDGTRFRAHLVIAGADTAGGRDRQRTIVTIADLTQLETAREIRREKERLQGVLEMAGAVCHEINQPLQTLLGYTALFETPEDMPPKAMAQIKAQADRIGNITRRLSRITRYKTVSYPGDATIFDIWGSSSPKES
- a CDS encoding PAS domain-containing protein: MPLSQKRDTPDRLAKKASALLEIYHAVLDDGDLNTLYRTIQGAMAECLGASGFYIALYQDGGQHVVYRRGLIPFNAGTGMAGSLPDTWINSSLAIWGSSAGVMAAELPPAACGRADGAHPFGDVQWFDAVAQYLSLALERQQARMHDRGSLPRALPLGMALVEDRIFKWVNREMVRMFGFNSETDFLDQSVEMIYGAAEAFEFAGKTIFQEITSKGKADYELELVRRDGSRFPVHVQLNSAGTTRLGRRAILASFTDMSRQREAERDNVKKERLQGALEMAGGICHEMNQPLQAIMGYSELMSMDPEFRIWETGMETIRTQASRLGEVTAGLANITRYKILECPGNKRVVDIWGAGAPKMGMEIK
- a CDS encoding radical SAM protein; translation: MKYRHLFGPVASRRLGVSLGVDLVVHKVCSLDCVYCECGKTTDLTLERKEWVPFDRVRQELDHYWAHNEDPDYITFSGAGEPCLNSCLGRVIDYIKDTRPGIRVAVLTNASLLAHAGVRRELFRADLVVPSLDAVSQTAFRKINRPCAGLKPEEMVRGITAFKEEFTGRVHLEIFILPGVNDTPKELGLIKAAVSQIGPDRVQLNSLDRPGTCDFIVPAGRERLEEIREYLGPENVDIIARVPRAGKTGERRIGEALERAVLETIRRRPSTCIDLSDMLGAAPEDVQALLDRLTQGGSVISRTQDRGVFYQTVKREGQDQ
- a CDS encoding sigma 54-interacting transcriptional regulator, translating into MKSIEQTSLLYEISEALSRHMDMKKSLFKVLTVLSESLNLIRGIIFLKNSETGEIRIEMAHGISEEKTKQIKYLPGEGIIGQVIQSGKPAVVPRISEEPLFLDKTHSRKPTQGVDYSFICVPIKKENRVVGAISADRPYEGKRALENGEKLLSVVAAMVAHHVINIETIRVEKEQLKTENLRLKSELENKYSFANIIGNSNKMREVLQMIAQVSSSSATVLIRGESGTGKELVANSIHYNSERHDYPFIKINCAAIPENLIESELFGHEKGAFTGASQKKKGKFELANKGTIFLDEIGNMDLAAQVKLLRVLQEKEFERVGGYKPIKADVRIVAATNANLEEMVKQGKFRDDLYFRLNVFPIYIPSLRMRKTDIILLADHFLEKYRKEHKKEIKRITTPAIDMMMEYHWPGNVRELENCIERAVILCNEGAVHSYHLPATLQTGTKSKTLPLSLEEAVAGLEKEILMDSLKNTKGNIKKAAKLINITVRKFSYKAARYNINYKDYR
- a CDS encoding efflux RND transporter permease subunit → MNDSGSGILTRIVETFLSSQLSVILILASLCLGIFSVTITPKEEEPQIVVPMADIHVSAPGATPREIEQLVATPLEQILWEIDGVEYVYSMAARGAAMVTVRFFVGEDREDSILKLHNKIMMSLERVPSIVENWVVKPVEIDDVPIVTLTLYSDTVSDHELRRVGEEMANRLSRLENISRSAVIGGRPREIRVEADPEKMKGFNVSFQDIKKALAGADASVQAGTFNKANQSVTLTSSSFLSSVDEVGDLVISGRGDRPVYLSDVAEIIDGPVEAESYTRIGFSNRIKREAPGKMPETHPAVTLAFSKKKGTNAVTVADNILREVETMKAKIIPRDIRIEITRNTGATARSKVNELLSSLGFAVLSVVVLLAVALGWREAVVVALAVPISFSLALFVNFVFGYTINRVTLFALILSLGLVVDDPITNVDNIQRHIRMGLQSPFRATLDGVQEVLPPVIMSTVAIIVCFTPLFFITGMMGPYMAPMAVNVPLTVTFSTVAALTIVPWVSYHLLKNRKFSKGKETKSAGTGARLYRAVLTPFLDRGWLRILLALAIVLMLAGACALAVFRQVPLKLLPFDNKNEFQIVIDLPEGSALEQTDRVVREFEHYLKTVNEVTNFVSYTGIASPMDFNGMVRHYFIRKGSHLADIRVNLAPKEERQQQSHAILLRLRKDLEAIAKKAGADIQLVEVPPGPPVLSTLTAEIYGSYDTPYKDLIAAARTVKRVMEEEPFVTDIQVMTEDPSPRTDIIVDREKAALHGIDTKTILDTLKTAVGGAAPASLHLERERHPLWIKVILPRETRSDRVSISNIPLRSASGALIPLGELAKIRETQNQPPIYHKNMEPVVYVTGEMAGRAPGEAVLDMMSTLKEIPFDEGIRIQWAGEGEWKITLRVFRDMGLAFAAALLGIYFILVVNTGSYLMPMLIMMAIPLTVLGIMPGFFILNLFTAPVGGFSNPVFFTATSMIGMIALGGIVIRNSLVLIEFIQDAVHRGSPFKQAILDSGVVRMRPIVLTALTTAIGAFPITLDPVFSGLAWALIFGLFASTLFTLVVIPVFYFAVYRNHHNPSSEKAR
- the cobU gene encoding bifunctional adenosylcobinamide kinase/adenosylcobinamide-phosphate guanylyltransferase is translated as MREDKSRITLVIGGCRSGKSRYALDAANRLAGGNKIYLATSVPTDREMEQRVERHQAERGPDWRTVEEPVHIHDAIADAGGRASVILVDCLTLWTSNLLFQGRDEAGIMDAVDLLGRSLEQCPCPVYLVSNEVGYGIVPENSLARQFRDMAGLVNQRVARAADRVILTVAGIEVQIKPKSGASGTGGF
- a CDS encoding efflux RND transporter periplasmic adaptor subunit is translated as MKKNIFAFCLSLLIIYSCDSGSIPPGRSEGSPASQAAMQHTVQVEEQYIARTHAAVGTIRPLTETRIESQVSGQVLSVEVAVSSRVKAGQVLVILDNRQLSARLEQSKEGLAYAKKGLNQARKARDEAKAGLDQAHAAYLRTKTLFDKDVVPSQKLEIDRAGYLQAKARLERAKEGVGAAATGVRRAEEVVREARIGTEYAEIRSPSDGVVVERLIDPGDLAVPGKPLVVIQTSGALRLEARVREGLISEIIQGKTYDVEIQTIGTKARATIEEITPYADPDTRTFLVKAALPDTPGIYPGMFGRLLIPVEKEATLLIPEAALTRVGQLEMVHVKRADKGFESVYVKTGRRFDDKIEILAGLTPKDTIGF
- a CDS encoding adenosylcobinamide-GDP ribazoletransferase; translated protein: MSTTGRKGIFEDFKSCLTFITILPAGRNVAYSPVGMIRCFPLVGLAIGTLLVLTDLMASALWALPVAALVDLVFLVGVTGAFHLDGLGDTADGMFSHRGRERALEIMKDSRTGMMGLVAVVLGLALKLAGLWSVKISAAPLQAMGIFLVVPAYARASMIFGIKYLDYGRKGKGTGKDLFDRPLGLGDFFFCLLPLFFSLFLGYKGLAVNIGFGLGLVLVLKFYKKNMNCITGDMLGAMTEVMEAWLFLVAGIAMI